The Anabrus simplex isolate iqAnaSimp1 chromosome 1, ASM4041472v1, whole genome shotgun sequence genome window below encodes:
- the LOC136879150 gene encoding cuticle protein 76-like, whose product MSIQKPLNERSFITCKTLKFSLFQVVILAALVAVANAGFLGAPAAVGYAAAPAYGYAAAAPAYGYAAHSLATPAITAQHSNILRTPGNLGQISTYSKSINTPYSSVSKSDVRVSNDALAYPAVAHAPVAYAAHAPVAYAAHGPVAYAAPAVHAAPAVAYGAPAVHAAPAIVKAAAPAVVGHSLIGVAYSAAPAVAHMTYSNGLGLSYAW is encoded by the coding sequence ATGTCGATACAAAAACCATTAAATGAACGGAGTTTTATTACCTGCAAGACGTTAAAGTTTTCTCTTTTCCAGGTTGTCATTCTCGCTGCCCTCGTGGCTGTCGCAAACGCTGGCTTCTTGGGAGCACCTGCTGCTGTCGGATACGCTGCTGCCCCAGCCTACGGCTATGCTGCTGCCGCCCCTGCCTACGGCTACGCCGCCCACTCTCTGGCCACCCCCGCCATCACTGCCCAGCATTCCAATATCCTGAGGACTCCCGGTAACCTGGGACAGATCTCCACCTACTCCAAGTCTATCAACACTCCTTACTCTAGTGTCAGCAAGTCTGATGTCCGTGTGAGCAACGACGCTCTTGCCTACCCCGCCGTCGCTCATGCTCCAGTCGCCTACGCTGCTCATGCTCCAGTCGCCTATGCTGCTCATGGTCCAGTCGCCTATGCTGCTCCTGCTGTGCACGCTGCCCCTGCTGTGGCCTATGGCGCCCCTGCCGTTCATGCTGCTCCCGCTATCGTGAAAGCTGCCGCCCCCGCTGTCGTCGGACACAGTCTTATCGGAGTTGCCTACTCCGCTGCCCCCGCCGTCGCTCACATGACCTACAGTAACGGTCTTGGTCTTTCCTACGCATGGTAG
- the LOC137501533 gene encoding cuticle protein 67-like, with protein sequence MDFGRGGPHVFFSFQVVILAAVLAVANAGYLGAPAAVGYAAAPAYAASAYAAPAYGHSYATPAITAQQSNILRTPGNLGQISTYSKSINTPYSSVSKSDVRVSNDALAYPAVAHAAPLGYAAPAVHAAPLGYAAPAVHAAPALAAPGLAARAGLLGVAYSAAPAVAHMTYSNGLGLSYAW encoded by the exons atggattttgggcgaggagg GCCCCACGTATTCTTTTCTTTTCAGGTTGTAATCCTCGCCGCTGTGCTGGCTGTTGCTAACGCTGGCTACCTGGGCGCTCCTGCCGCCGTGGGTTACGCTGCTGCCCCTGCATATGCTGCCTCCGCATACGCCGCCCCTGCCTATGGCCATTCTTACGCTACCCCCGCCATCACTGCCCAGCAGTCCAACATCCTGAGGACTCCTGGTAACCTGGGACAGATCTCCACCTACTCCAAGTCCATCAACACTCCTTACTCCAGTGTCAGCAAGTCTGATGTCCGTGTGAGCAACGACGCTCTTGCATACCCAGCCGTCGCCCATGCCGCTCCTCTGGGTTATGCCGCCCCCGCTGTACACGCTGCTCCTCTGGGATATGCTGCTCCCGCCGTACACGCTGCTCCCGCTCTTGCCGCCCCCGGTCTCGCTGCACGAGCTGGCCTCCTCGGTGTCGCCTACTCTGCCGCCCCCGCCGTCGCTCACATGACTTACAGCAACGGTCTTGGTCTCAGCTATGCCTGGTAA